A genomic stretch from Chelmon rostratus isolate fCheRos1 chromosome 14, fCheRos1.pri, whole genome shotgun sequence includes:
- the LOC121617418 gene encoding leucine-rich repeat neuronal protein 4, with the protein MAASRDFVFPLVIVCLLLIRGCAPLPTMNPTRPLGSYEFSAGALVLTSEDYSQYDDTVAPISSNTVPPHGGTVKRCDYNPCLESQIPCAELAASTGCLCPGFTPHNVAPEAPTLKSVSWNGSEVVIGWCAPYSFVTGYIVTIGGQDKQKFGKNQRAGGVGDIDHISEVCVAAVNDAGESKGSCMMYQPRDNSLPLKAGLIGGALGFLLLLLLAVLLWRHKRQRKQQAGISMHDAAGTQ; encoded by the coding sequence ATGGCTGCCAGCAGAGACTTCGTCTTTCCCCTGGTGATCGTTTGCCTGCTTCTCATCAGAGGTTGCGCTCCCCTGCCTACGATGAACCCAACGAGACCTCTGGGATCATATGAGTTTTCGGCTGGGGCCCTGGTGCTTACCTCAGAGGATTACTCTCAATATGACGACACAGTTGCCCCTATTTCATCCAATACAGTGCCTCCACATGGAGGGACGGTTAAGCGATGCGACTACAATCCCTGTCTTGAGAGTCAGATCCCCTGTGCTGAGCTAGCAGCCTCCACCGGCTGCTTGTGTCCAGGGTTCACTCCACACAATGTGGCCCCTGAGGCTCCCACCCTGAAATCAGTGTCCTGGAACGGGTCAGAGGTTGTGATTGGGTGGTGTGCACCTTATTCATTTGTCACAGGTTACATTGTGACAATAGGAGGGCAAGACAAGCAGAAGTTTGGGAAGAACCAAAGGGCTGGCGGAGTGGGCGACATagaccacatctcagaggtgtgtgtggctgcagtgaaCGATGCAGGAGAGAGTAAAGGGTCCTGTATGATGTACCAGCCCAGGGACAACAGTCTGCCTCTGAAAGCAGGACTCATCGGGGGAGCTCTGggcttcctgctgctcctcttgcTGGCCGTCCTACTCTGGAGGCACAAGAGGCAAAGGAAACAGCAGGCCGGCATCTCTATGCACGACGCAGCAGGGACGCagtga
- the si:ch1073-224n8.1 gene encoding zinc finger protein 16-like, which translates to MTSRRTGYAGSMDSSPSNSGSSSVHSGNRKQSIINIPDRSGVESCYDRKADKAGYGASQGNMTVTSLKSRLAPTIQTAMSAAVDTLLGEVVLVLNETQQELLHKEQENERLKVRLEVSERELKTLQECLCSAQKLIDQLQISYTGPQSINQSVFAPSLSSMASMTSGLDRDHQNSRNVNGAGVDLGLGGSVDDSLHGFEPRDDYKMCQLSIQPDGSVTNHALDFASNTSHMCSDSSRPDERQSQAPGGTSRFEIKEEQGPASGSGQPSRKEPGLRNDNRVGDGERSSHNVGDLGYVQVGGEGGSQRSFTHPLRHQRPVRDCGGALQQGGLDGQKQLARTSGAGRGDSVSPGRAEDSAGPSAPDTAGEPSGDRPHHCLECGKTFRLISSLKKHIRIHTGEKPYPCGVCGRRFRESGALKTHLRIHTGEKPYSCSECGNCFRHLDGLRKHRRTHTGEKPYVCAICGKRLSRLQHLKHHQLIHTGERPCCCPFCNRSFKEPAALRKHIRTHREEGGHMGIGASDDTDPDAMDDINNLHPAAPSPQMRFGEWGAEEDDSSVVDCV; encoded by the exons ATGACTTCCAGGAGGACAGGCTATGCTGGTAGCATGGATTCCTCGCCATCAAATAGCGGCAGCAGCTCAGTCCACAGTGGAAACCGTAAACAAAGTATCATCAACATCCCCGACAGGAGCGGGGTCGAGTCTTGCTACGATCGGAAAGCAGACAAGGCTGGATACGGAGCTTCGCAGGGCAACATGACTGTAACGTCGCTGAAATCACGTCTCGCCCCGACCATTCAAACTGCCATGTCCGCCGCAGTTGATACTCTTCTGGGAGAAGTGGTGCTTGTGCTTAATGAGACTCAGCAAGAGCTGCTACACAAGGAGCAGGAGAATGAAAGACTCAAAGTGCGTCTCGAAGTGTCAGAGAGGGAGTTGAAGACTTTGCAGGAGTGTCTGTGTAGTGCTCAGAAGCTCATAGATCAGCTTCAGATCTCATACACAGGCCCACAGTCAATTAATCAGTCAGTCTTCGCCCCATCGCTGTCTTCCATGGCCTCAATGACTTCAGGCTTGGACCGGGACCACCAGAATTCCCGAAATGTGAACGGAGCAGGTGTCGACTTGGGTCTCGGTGGCTCTGTGGATGATTCGCTTCATGGGTTTGAGCCAAGAGATGACTATAAAATGTGCCAGCTTTCAATCCAACCAGATGGCTCTGTGACTAACCACGCTCTGGACTTTGCATCCAACACATCTCATATGTGCTCTGATTCCAGCAGACCAg atgAGAGGCAGTCTCAGGCACCGGGTGGAACATCCAGGTTTGAGATTAAAGAGGAGCAGGGACCAGCGTCAGGCTCTGGTCAGCCCAGCAGGAAGGAGCCTGGGTTGCGTAATGACAACAGAGTTGGGGATGGAGAGCGATCATCCCACAACGTGGGTGACCTTGGCTACGTTCAAGTCGGAGGGGAGGGAGGCTCCCAGCGTTCCTTTACTCACCCTCTGCGTCACCAAAGACCCGTGCGAGACTGCGGCGGTGCCCTGCAGCAGGGTGGACTTGATGGGCAGAAACAGTTGGCTAGGACTTCTGGAGCTGGGAGAGGAGACAGTGTTTCaccaggcagagcagaggactCTGCAGGACCTTCGGCCCCTGACACAGCAGGGGAACCCTCTGGAGATCGGCCTCACCACTGCCTGGAATGTGGAAAGACGTTCCGTCTTATCTCCAGCCTGAAGAAGCACATCCGCATCCACACTGGAGAGAAGCCCTACCCATGTGGAGTCTGCGGCCGTCGCTTCCGCGAGTCCGGGGCGCTTAAGACCCACCTGCGCATACACACGGGCGAGAAGCCGTACTCTTGCTCTGAGTGTGGAAATTGCTTCCGCCACTTGGACGGTTTGCGAAagcacaggcgcacacacaccgGAGAGAAACCCTATGTGTGCGCCATCTGCGGGAAGCGCCTGAGCCGCCTGCAGCACCTCAAACACCACCAGCTCATCCACACCGGAGAGAGACCCTGCTGCTGCCCCTTCTGCAACCGCAGCTTCAAGGAACCGGCAGCGCTGCGGAAACACATCCGCACGCACAGGGAGGAAGGCGGTCACATGGGGATTGGAGCCAGTGATGACACGGACCCGGACGCCATGGATGATATaaacaatctccatccagcAGCTCCGTCCCCTCAGATGAGGTTCGGAGAATGGGGAGCGGAGGAGGACGACAGCTCGGTTGTGGACTGTGTGTAG